One segment of Bacillus alkalisoli DNA contains the following:
- a CDS encoding DUF4956 domain-containing protein: MDSLLEVLRQHDTTTRMTIVDGFLAVFLSFILALIITKVYKMTYKGPRYSQSYVHTVIIMGVVVSLIMIVIGNNVAVAFGLVGAFSIIRFRSAMSDPKDIAFIFFAMAAGIACGLGFYLLAIIFTLTLCVLIYVLFWFNYGAREESPRTLKVTVPENLQYDGLLDDVFAQYTSYHALNRVQTTNLGTMIQLEYEVLMKEGVKDKEVMDAIRERNSNLNVMINYADLN, from the coding sequence ATGGATAGCTTACTAGAAGTATTAAGGCAGCATGATACGACGACTAGAATGACGATTGTGGATGGCTTTTTGGCTGTGTTTTTGAGTTTTATTTTGGCTTTGATTATTACGAAGGTGTATAAGATGACGTATAAGGGGCCTCGTTATTCGCAGTCTTATGTACATACGGTCATTATTATGGGTGTCGTTGTTTCGTTGATTATGATTGTGATTGGGAATAACGTGGCGGTGGCGTTCGGGCTTGTTGGGGCGTTTTCGATTATTCGTTTCCGAAGTGCGATGAGTGATCCGAAAGATATTGCGTTCATCTTTTTTGCGATGGCGGCCGGGATTGCTTGTGGTTTAGGGTTTTACTTGCTGGCGATTATTTTTACGTTGACGCTTTGTGTGTTGATTTATGTGTTGTTTTGGTTTAATTACGGGGCACGTGAGGAGTCGCCTCGTACGTTGAAGGTGACGGTGCCGGAAAACTTGCAGTATGATGGGCTTTTGGATGATGTGTTTGCGCAGTATACGTCGTATCACGCATTGAATCGTGTGCAGACGACGAATCTTGGGACAATGATTCAGTTGGAGTATGAAGTGTTGATGAAAGAAGGCGTCAAGGACAAAGAAGTAATGGATGCGATTAGGGAACGTAATTCGAATTTGAACGTGATGATTAATTATGCGGATTTGAATTAA
- a CDS encoding immunity protein Imm33 domain-containing protein: protein MAWCLDNVRERGKESPYTFYVPSEDVIDSLEIGDIVKLIFMYEHGVEYEGERMWVEILERDGDTFKGVLANEPYEKGVLELGQEVTFHAVNICDTEYEDPKATNLDVYFDTKVVVSSDVLDKQSFHFLLRDNPKDEHDSGWTVMSGYEEDDYLNDPANFQYISIGVILNMDDSILAFLDEPALCAYERGTDGYFYKIEDYDWDGYVNG, encoded by the coding sequence ATGGCTTGGTGTTTAGATAATGTACGGGAGCGTGGGAAAGAGTCACCTTATACGTTTTATGTTCCGAGTGAGGATGTGATTGATTCATTAGAGATTGGAGATATAGTGAAGCTTATTTTTATGTATGAGCATGGTGTGGAGTATGAAGGAGAACGGATGTGGGTGGAGATTCTGGAGCGTGATGGCGACACTTTTAAAGGAGTGCTGGCAAATGAGCCGTATGAGAAAGGTGTACTGGAGTTAGGACAAGAAGTTACGTTTCACGCGGTAAATATTTGTGATACGGAATACGAGGACCCAAAGGCTACTAATTTAGATGTTTATTTTGACACGAAAGTTGTTGTGAGTAGTGATGTGTTGGATAAGCAGTCGTTTCATTTTTTGTTAAGGGATAATCCGAAAGATGAGCATGATTCGGGTTGGACGGTGATGAGTGGCTATGAAGAGGATGATTATTTAAACGATCCAGCTAATTTTCAGTACATTTCGATTGGGGTCATTTTGAATATGGATGATTCCATTTTGGCGTTTCTTGATGAGCCTGCTTTGTGTGCGTATGAGCGTGGTACGGATGGGTATTTTTATAAGATAGAAGATTATGATTGGGATGGGTATGTGAATGGGTAG
- a CDS encoding polyphosphate polymerase domain-containing protein, whose protein sequence is MAGEMFSRYELKFLIPFHVYEEMAEILKRRMVYDRYGDAQGKYNIISLYFDSLDKKIYYETRNKSRYRQKLRLRIYNAATLEDFAYFEIKKKYKNRVNKRRTGIKLAHAYDYLAHGSMDGLVLEVSNQQIFNEIDSFRSLYNLVPENIVSYDRQAFVGVDDPDLRVTFDYNLRCRKDNLRIENGADGIFFVNEDLVVLEVKVDHSVPLWLSRLLGELGCRKGSVSKFCTSVDLLEDELVESLEGDLGWIAY, encoded by the coding sequence ATGGCTGGCGAAATGTTTAGTCGGTACGAGTTGAAATTTTTGATTCCTTTTCACGTTTATGAAGAAATGGCGGAAATTTTGAAGCGACGAATGGTGTATGACCGGTACGGTGACGCCCAAGGAAAATACAATATTATTAGTTTGTATTTTGATTCGTTGGATAAAAAAATTTACTATGAAACTCGTAATAAAAGTCGGTATCGCCAGAAGCTGCGTTTGCGTATTTATAATGCGGCTACTTTGGAGGATTTCGCGTATTTTGAAATTAAAAAGAAGTATAAAAACAGGGTGAACAAGCGGCGGACCGGGATTAAGTTAGCGCATGCTTATGACTATTTGGCCCATGGCTCGATGGACGGGCTAGTTTTGGAAGTATCAAATCAGCAGATCTTTAATGAAATTGATTCGTTTCGGAGTTTGTACAATCTTGTGCCAGAAAACATTGTGAGTTATGACAGGCAAGCGTTTGTTGGAGTGGATGACCCGGATTTGCGCGTGACGTTTGATTATAATTTGCGTTGTCGCAAAGATAACTTACGAATTGAAAATGGGGCGGATGGCATTTTTTTTGTCAATGAGGATTTGGTTGTTTTAGAGGTGAAGGTCGACCATAGTGTGCCGCTTTGGCTTTCGCGGTTGTTAGGTGAGTTAGGGTGTCGCAAGGGCAGTGTGTCGAAGTTTTGTACGAGTGTGGATTTGTTAGAGGATGAGTTAGTAGAAAGTTTAGAGGGAGATTTGGGATGGATAGCTTACTAG
- a CDS encoding BsuPI-related putative proteinase inhibitor: MGLEAVLTYEKTAADSVDLFFKVKNTSDAPEKVTFRSGQRYDYILYRDGQRVEQFSEDKMFIMIYEELLVGAGDSLDFQIPLTKLEPGNYKIVVWLADRDWPTVRERLEFTV; encoded by the coding sequence ATGGGTTTGGAGGCTGTGTTGACATATGAAAAGACGGCTGCGGATTCTGTTGACTTGTTTTTTAAGGTGAAGAATACTTCGGATGCTCCGGAGAAGGTGACGTTTCGGAGTGGACAGCGATATGATTATATTTTGTATCGTGATGGGCAGCGTGTGGAGCAGTTTTCGGAAGATAAGATGTTTATTATGATTTATGAAGAATTGTTGGTTGGAGCTGGGGATAGTTTGGATTTTCAGATTCCGTTGACTAAGTTAGAGCCAGGGAATTATAAGATTGTGGTTTGGTTGGCTGATCGCGATTGGCCTACAGTTAGGGAGCGGTTGGAGTTTACGGTGTAG
- a CDS encoding helix-turn-helix domain-containing protein, translating to MEISCKELGEEIRRLRKELGFSQKDLANGICCQTTISSIEKGRAFPSVDILHFLSIRLNVTMDYFFTTFNQDSQYYIKLTMERVEYLIKQKQYEEILEITTMEKKQKEKRDLGIRFNQFIEWHDIRAKQYLGTITWKECIVALKRLITYKSKYKLHFQDLKIKNVIANVYAENKQYDHAEQIYKEILAISTDLEVIKRLKLKVFFNLSKLYFYQEKYAQSVETSQKGIRLSLELDDISMLGNLYLQSGQSMIKINENLEIISQQLEQALFLYTMQKKEWHINFVKDLLNNITHNIKSVPV from the coding sequence GTGGAAATTAGTTGCAAAGAGCTAGGAGAGGAAATTCGCAGATTGCGAAAAGAGTTAGGATTTTCCCAAAAAGATTTAGCGAACGGTATTTGTTGTCAAACGACCATTAGCAGTATTGAAAAAGGCCGAGCATTTCCAAGTGTTGACATCTTACATTTCTTATCGATACGACTAAATGTTACGATGGATTACTTTTTCACTACATTCAACCAAGATTCTCAATACTATATTAAACTTACAATGGAAAGAGTAGAATACCTAATTAAACAAAAACAATATGAGGAAATATTAGAAATTACTACAATGGAGAAAAAACAAAAGGAAAAAAGGGATTTAGGCATCCGATTTAACCAATTTATTGAATGGCACGACATTCGCGCTAAGCAGTACTTGGGAACTATTACTTGGAAAGAATGTATCGTAGCACTCAAAAGATTAATAACATATAAAAGTAAATATAAGCTACACTTTCAAGATCTGAAAATAAAAAACGTCATCGCTAATGTGTATGCGGAAAATAAACAGTATGATCATGCTGAACAAATTTATAAAGAAATTCTAGCCATTAGCACAGACTTAGAGGTAATCAAGCGATTGAAGCTTAAAGTATTTTTCAACCTTTCTAAGCTATACTTTTATCAAGAAAAATATGCCCAATCAGTTGAAACCTCTCAAAAAGGGATTCGCCTTTCTCTTGAATTAGATGATATTTCAATGCTAGGTAATCTTTACTTACAAAGCGGACAAAGCATGATTAAAATAAACGAAAACCTAGAGATAATTTCCCAACAACTAGAGCAAGCTCTCTTCCTTTACACGATGCAAAAGAAAGAATGGCACATTAACTTTGTAAAAGACCTCTTAAATAACATTACTCACAATATCAAAAGTGTACCAGTTTAA
- a CDS encoding DMP19 family protein: MKKEEIWNATIAILAESDYPSDNPVLNDVYLAYHYYSELESGGHEAFLTWFSEQIEQMGPTTFLQKLIQSLTKINAKPYAKIVDTYGEALWKAYTALEKEEIEEDQFYNIIEKADNEYYQLNGELEKHLENYFVTIHTKLK, from the coding sequence ATGAAAAAAGAAGAAATTTGGAACGCAACTATAGCTATACTTGCAGAATCCGACTATCCATCAGACAACCCAGTCCTAAACGACGTATACCTAGCCTATCACTACTACTCAGAACTAGAGAGCGGAGGACACGAAGCCTTCCTAACCTGGTTCTCCGAACAAATCGAACAAATGGGACCAACCACTTTTCTACAAAAACTAATACAATCACTAACCAAAATAAACGCAAAACCATATGCGAAAATAGTCGACACATACGGCGAAGCCCTCTGGAAAGCGTACACAGCCCTAGAAAAAGAAGAAATAGAAGAAGACCAGTTTTACAACATAATAGAAAAAGCAGACAACGAATACTACCAACTAAACGGCGAACTAGAAAAACACCTAGAAAACTACTTTGTAACCATCCACACAAAACTAAAATAA
- a CDS encoding VanW family protein, whose translation MGIWKWIASCLLAASLFGLVGCADTATVETKEKELQEKIAQLEKELALYKKREEERQKEEKAKKEEEKEPEIPVVQIIHPQTNEVIEALIPIEMGYKTEDDQYKKALTNWAKALARGTDSTAGYDQRMILDKIGENGEIIKGSPQVILDEAELVEAVLQASETGGKVQLPLYVTESGYSPDEIPTLDEVVVASYTTYFNPSVEGRTKNIELSAKAIHNVILGVGDAFSFNTTVGPSDEAHGYQPAEEINNGKIVMGIGGGICQTSSTLYNAIDMLDVTYVELHNHSLEVAYVPKGRDATVSYGGLDFRFTNTTGAPLLITTHMENGALTVEIRTSKNKEKQI comes from the coding sequence ATGGGGATATGGAAATGGATCGCGTCATGCCTATTGGCTGCTAGTCTTTTCGGTTTAGTTGGGTGCGCCGACACCGCCACTGTGGAAACAAAAGAAAAAGAGCTTCAAGAAAAAATAGCACAACTAGAAAAAGAACTCGCCCTTTATAAAAAGCGAGAAGAAGAAAGACAAAAAGAAGAAAAAGCAAAAAAAGAGGAAGAAAAAGAACCAGAAATCCCAGTCGTCCAAATCATCCATCCACAAACAAATGAAGTCATCGAAGCACTCATCCCAATCGAAATGGGCTATAAAACAGAAGACGACCAATACAAAAAAGCACTAACCAACTGGGCAAAAGCACTAGCCAGAGGCACAGACTCTACCGCTGGATATGACCAAAGAATGATACTCGACAAAATCGGAGAGAACGGCGAAATCATCAAGGGAAGCCCACAAGTCATTTTAGATGAAGCAGAACTAGTAGAAGCAGTTCTCCAAGCTTCCGAAACAGGCGGAAAAGTCCAATTACCACTCTATGTAACAGAAAGTGGCTACTCTCCCGATGAAATACCAACCCTAGATGAAGTTGTAGTCGCATCCTATACCACATACTTTAACCCGAGCGTAGAAGGAAGAACAAAAAACATCGAGCTTTCCGCAAAAGCGATCCACAACGTCATACTTGGAGTAGGCGACGCGTTCTCCTTCAACACAACAGTCGGGCCAAGCGATGAAGCCCACGGCTATCAACCTGCCGAAGAAATCAACAACGGAAAAATAGTCATGGGAATTGGCGGCGGCATCTGCCAAACATCGTCCACCCTATACAACGCCATCGACATGCTAGACGTAACCTACGTAGAACTACACAACCACTCGCTGGAAGTAGCCTACGTCCCAAAAGGAAGAGATGCAACCGTCTCCTACGGCGGACTAGACTTCCGCTTCACTAACACAACCGGCGCCCCACTCCTCATCACCACCCACATGGAAAACGGCGCCCTAACAGTAGAAATACGCACATCCAAAAACAAAGAAAAACAAATATAA
- a CDS encoding DUF3231 family protein — MENHNIMLTSSEISNLWANYASDTMSICVFKHFLAHIEDTEIKHILEHAIDLSKQHVAIIADIFKNEGIAVPIGFTDEDVNLKADRLFSDTFYLHYVKNMTKGGLATYGAILPNVFRNDIREYYMSCISSTMELFNDTSKTLISKGLEVRAPYIPYPKEVDFVEKQSFLAGWFGEQRPLTGMEVTHLYTNIQTNKLGESLCLGLAQVTKQKEVKNYLLRGVEIAQKHIAHFSKYLQSDFLPVPMTWSENVTTSKEAPFSDKLIMFHIGITSSVGMGNYGVAMSLSPRRDLTTMYAKLLGEVGLYAEDGANINIKYKWMERPPQAADRDELTKG; from the coding sequence TTGGAAAATCATAACATAATGTTAACATCCTCAGAAATATCGAACCTATGGGCAAACTACGCTAGCGACACTATGTCCATATGTGTGTTTAAGCACTTTTTAGCCCATATAGAAGATACAGAAATTAAACATATCCTCGAACATGCTATCGACTTGTCGAAACAACATGTTGCCATCATAGCCGATATTTTTAAAAACGAGGGAATTGCCGTTCCAATCGGCTTCACCGACGAGGATGTAAACCTTAAAGCGGATCGTTTATTCAGCGATACCTTTTACTTACACTATGTAAAAAACATGACAAAAGGTGGATTAGCAACATATGGAGCCATCCTACCAAATGTTTTCCGAAATGACATAAGAGAATATTATATGTCCTGTATATCTTCCACGATGGAACTGTTTAACGATACTTCGAAAACCTTAATATCAAAAGGACTAGAAGTCAGGGCTCCATACATACCATATCCAAAAGAAGTGGACTTCGTGGAAAAACAAAGCTTTTTAGCAGGTTGGTTTGGGGAGCAACGACCGTTAACTGGTATGGAAGTTACCCATCTGTATACAAATATCCAAACAAACAAATTAGGAGAATCACTCTGCTTAGGGCTAGCACAAGTGACAAAACAAAAAGAAGTAAAAAATTATTTATTAAGAGGAGTAGAAATAGCACAAAAACATATTGCACATTTTAGCAAATATCTACAATCCGACTTCCTACCCGTGCCAATGACGTGGAGCGAAAATGTTACCACATCAAAAGAAGCCCCATTTTCCGACAAACTAATCATGTTCCACATCGGAATAACAAGTAGTGTTGGCATGGGAAACTACGGAGTAGCGATGTCGTTATCACCAAGGCGCGACCTAACCACCATGTACGCCAAGCTTTTAGGGGAAGTCGGCCTTTACGCAGAAGATGGAGCAAACATAAACATCAAATATAAATGGATGGAAAGACCACCACAAGCCGCAGACCGAGACGAATTAACAAAAGGGTAA
- the spoIIID gene encoding sporulation transcriptional regulator SpoIIID: protein MHDYIKERTIKIGKYIVETKKTVRVIAKEFGVSKSTVHKDLTERLPEINPDLANEVKSILDYHKSIRHLRGGEATKLKYKKEEEIVK from the coding sequence GTGCACGATTACATCAAAGAGAGAACTATCAAGATTGGAAAGTATATCGTGGAGACGAAAAAAACAGTTCGTGTCATAGCGAAAGAATTTGGAGTTTCCAAAAGTACTGTCCATAAAGACCTGACGGAAAGATTGCCGGAAATTAACCCAGATCTAGCAAACGAAGTAAAATCAATCCTCGATTATCATAAATCAATCCGACATTTACGCGGCGGTGAAGCAACAAAACTGAAATACAAAAAAGAAGAAGAAATCGTAAAGTAA
- a CDS encoding CotH kinase family protein, translated as MTKQKLLLLLVFPILFIAWYITYALASGPIIKDENLEKAIRIAINYEVGEIRADQLKGIQELVLRDSEIEDLEGIQHLTALVSLDLRDNNIKDISKLSTLTNLHELNLRGNEITNIEAIANMTALRELNIRDNKISDITPLQNLVLLRDLNLRNNRISNIKPLQSLDNLRDRLYLEGNLINDFTPVMHFYEQIQDTDFTIENVSSAEMALPIFSQNGGFFSEEMVLEITSPAPDAIIYYTLDGSEPDPVHNEKNTLRYEGPIPIKDRTPEDNVWSMIPTNNNVESRFWSAPQTSVPKGTVVRAAKFINNWKSETVTHTYFIQQDYTIPVISLSTDSENLFSDEKGIYVPGMHHDPNAEKPDETGNYYESGTDWERPIHIEYFETDGKRAFAQNAGVRIHGAFTRRLPQKTLRLYSRSDYGTSRFSYQFFDEKPIDDFNRLLLRNSGNDWGSTMFRDAAIQTVIRHMNMESQYYKPAIVFMNGEYWGIHNIRDRIDQHYFETHYGRDRSNFTILDRYGNLEEGDEQGVEDYANMVDYAVTNNLNEPTHFDHIEKSMDIDNYIEYYVAQIYNANTDWPQNNISFWRYENRTNESNLPKQLDGRWRWYAYDMDRSLGSVEAEHDTIAWATRAIRESTQQDEWSTALFRALLESDEFKRKFINTFADHLNTTFAPERVIAIIEELQANIEPEMDQHIKRWNAPTSMNIWRSNVMHMKGFVRKRPAQIRSHIMAHFNLLDKATITILTEIEGGTVQVNSIEIRTPGVVDPSNWTGHYFQGVPITITATPKPGYKFVEWKDLNNTQQTIELTLTNNITIQPIFEKE; from the coding sequence ATGACGAAGCAAAAACTGTTGTTACTACTTGTTTTTCCCATCCTTTTCATCGCCTGGTATATTACGTATGCTTTAGCATCAGGACCAATTATTAAAGATGAAAACTTAGAAAAAGCCATTCGCATCGCCATCAATTATGAAGTGGGGGAGATTCGTGCGGATCAATTAAAAGGCATTCAAGAACTTGTTCTAAGAGATAGCGAGATCGAAGACTTAGAAGGAATTCAACACTTAACAGCCCTTGTGTCCCTAGACCTGAGAGACAACAACATAAAAGATATCTCCAAACTTAGCACACTAACAAACTTGCATGAGCTAAACTTACGTGGCAACGAGATCACCAATATCGAAGCCATTGCCAACATGACTGCACTCCGCGAACTAAACATTCGCGACAATAAGATCTCAGATATCACACCGCTTCAAAACCTTGTGTTACTGAGAGACTTAAACTTACGGAACAACCGGATATCCAACATCAAACCGTTACAGTCGCTAGACAACTTAAGAGACCGCCTTTACTTAGAAGGCAACCTAATCAACGATTTCACACCAGTCATGCATTTTTATGAGCAAATTCAAGATACAGATTTTACGATCGAGAACGTTTCTAGCGCCGAAATGGCTCTCCCCATTTTTTCACAAAACGGGGGGTTCTTTTCTGAAGAGATGGTTTTAGAGATTACGAGTCCAGCGCCGGATGCGATCATTTACTACACGTTAGACGGGTCCGAACCAGATCCGGTTCATAATGAAAAAAACACCCTTCGATACGAGGGGCCAATTCCTATAAAAGACCGTACGCCAGAAGATAACGTATGGAGCATGATTCCGACAAACAATAACGTAGAAAGTCGATTCTGGAGTGCCCCGCAAACGAGCGTGCCAAAAGGAACCGTCGTGCGTGCGGCCAAATTTATCAATAACTGGAAAAGTGAAACGGTAACCCATACATACTTTATTCAACAAGATTACACCATTCCCGTTATTTCACTTTCCACCGATAGCGAAAATTTATTCAGTGACGAGAAGGGCATTTATGTACCGGGTATGCATCATGACCCAAACGCGGAAAAGCCAGACGAGACCGGAAACTATTATGAAAGTGGCACCGACTGGGAACGGCCCATTCATATCGAATACTTCGAAACGGACGGCAAGCGCGCTTTCGCTCAAAATGCCGGAGTTCGCATACACGGCGCGTTCACAAGGCGGCTGCCACAAAAAACGCTTCGCCTCTATTCCAGAAGTGACTACGGAACAAGTCGATTTAGTTACCAATTTTTCGATGAGAAACCTATCGACGACTTTAACCGGTTACTGCTAAGAAATTCCGGCAATGACTGGGGATCGACTATGTTCCGCGACGCAGCCATTCAAACCGTCATCCGTCATATGAACATGGAATCGCAATACTACAAACCAGCGATTGTGTTTATGAATGGGGAATACTGGGGCATCCACAATATACGCGACCGGATCGACCAACATTATTTTGAAACACACTACGGCCGCGACCGCAGCAACTTTACTATTTTAGACAGATATGGAAATTTAGAAGAAGGGGACGAACAAGGAGTAGAAGACTATGCCAACATGGTAGACTACGCCGTCACGAACAACCTGAACGAGCCAACCCATTTTGATCACATCGAAAAATCAATGGACATCGATAACTACATTGAATATTACGTTGCCCAAATTTATAACGCCAACACCGATTGGCCACAAAACAACATCAGCTTTTGGCGCTACGAAAACCGCACGAACGAATCCAACTTGCCAAAACAACTAGACGGCAGATGGCGCTGGTACGCCTACGACATGGACCGCTCACTCGGCTCAGTCGAAGCAGAACACGACACCATCGCTTGGGCAACAAGGGCAATACGAGAATCCACCCAACAAGACGAATGGTCCACCGCACTATTCCGTGCCTTGCTCGAAAGCGACGAATTCAAGCGGAAATTTATCAACACGTTCGCCGACCACCTAAACACAACATTCGCCCCAGAGCGAGTGATCGCCATCATCGAAGAACTACAAGCCAACATCGAACCAGAAATGGACCAACACATTAAGCGATGGAACGCACCAACTAGCATGAATATTTGGCGCAGCAACGTGATGCATATGAAAGGCTTTGTGAGAAAACGTCCAGCTCAAATTCGTAGTCACATCATGGCGCATTTCAACCTGTTAGACAAAGCTACGATCACCATTCTAACAGAGATAGAAGGTGGGACCGTACAAGTAAACTCAATTGAAATAAGGACCCCTGGGGTGGTAGACCCATCTAATTGGACCGGTCACTACTTCCAAGGCGTACCAATTACGATCACTGCCACACCAAAACCAGGCTACAAGTTCGTAGAATGGAAAGACCTAAACAACACCCAACAAACGATCGAACTAACACTAACAAACAACATTACGATACAACCGATTTTTGAAAAAGAGTAG
- a CDS encoding PD-(D/E)XK nuclease family protein, with protein MRSTTKTAITISEICGYPHYENVVSNVLAFFFDPGKGHGLETLCIEAIMQVLESKTYGIDGFWEVKGK; from the coding sequence TTGCGTAGTACAACCAAAACTGCAATAACAATTTCAGAAATTTGTGGGTATCCCCATTATGAAAATGTTGTTTCAAATGTATTAGCATTCTTTTTTGATCCAGGAAAAGGACATGGATTAGAAACGCTATGTATAGAAGCAATAATGCAAGTTCTTGAATCTAAAACATATGGTATAGATGGATTTTGGGAAGTGAAAGGGAAGTAA